One window of Saimiri boliviensis isolate mSaiBol1 chromosome 4, mSaiBol1.pri, whole genome shotgun sequence genomic DNA carries:
- the ZNF292 gene encoding zinc finger protein 292 isoform X3, producing MRIKHLIKTNQLSQATALAKLCSDHPEIGTKGSFKQTYLVCLCTSSPNEKLIEEISEVDCKDALEMICNLESEGDEKSALVLCTAFLSRQLQQGDMYCAWELTLFWSKLQQRVEPSVQVYLERCRQLSLLTKTVYHIFFLIKVINSETEGAGLATCIELCVKALRLESTENTEVKISICKTISCLLPDDLEVKRACQLSEFLIEPTVDAYYAVEMLYNQPDQKYDEENLPIPNSLRCELLLVLKTQWPFDPEFWDWKTLKRQCLALMGEEASIVSSIDELNDSEVYEKVVDYQEVSKETSTNGLCGGVGANSGLLKDIGDEKQKKREIKQLRERGFISARFRNWQAYMQYCVLCDKEFLGHRIVRHAQKHYKDGIYSCPICAKNFNSKETFVPHVTLHVKQSSKERLAAMKPLRRLGRPPKITTTNENQKTHTVAKQEQRPIKKNSLYSTDFIVFNDNDGSDDENDDKDKSYEPEVIPVQKPVPVNEFNCPVTFCKKGFKYFKNLIAHVKGHKDNEDAKRFLEMQSKKVICQYCRRHFVSVTHLNDHLQMHCGSKPYICIQMKCKAGFNSYAELLTHRKEHQVFRAKCMFPKCGRIFSEAYLLYDHEAQHYNTYTCKFTGCGKVYRSQGELEKHLDDHSTPEKVLPPESQLNSSGDSIQPSEVNQNTAENTEKERSMLPSENNIENSLLTDRSDTWDKSKVESAVTKQDPISPSEFRQANGPLSNGLENPATTPLLQSSEVAVSIKVSLNQGIEDNFGKQENTTVEGSGEALVTDLHTQVEDTCNDLCHPGFQEKKGQDCFNEAQITQNSLVNSETLKIGDLTPQNLERQVNNLMTFSVQNQAGFQNILPTSKFECGDNVKTSSSIYNLPLKTLESIAFVPPQPNLSNSLGTPSVPPKAPVQKFSCQVEGCTRTYNSSQSIGKHMKTAHPDQYAAFKMQRKNKKVQKANNLNTPNNGKFVYFLPPQVNSSNNAFFTSQTKANGNSTCSAQLQHVSPPIFTAHLASVSSPLLPSMESVINPSITSQDKNEQGSMLCSQMENLSNTALPAQMEDLTKTVLPLNIDSGSDPFLPLPAESSSMSLFPSPADSGTNSVFSQLENNTNHYSSQIEGNTNSSFLKGGNGENAVFPSQVNVANDFSSTNAQQSAPEKVKKDRGRGPNGKERKPKHNKRAKWPAIIRDGKFICSRCYRAFTNPRSLGGHLSKRSYCKPLDGAEIAQELLQSNGQPSLLASMILSTNAVNLQQPQQSTFSPEACFKDPSFLQLLAAENRSPTFLPNTFPRPAVTNFNTSVSQEGSEIIKQALETAGIPSTFEGAEMLSHVSTGCVSEAPQVNATVMPNPTVPPLLQTVCHPNTLLTNQDRTSNSKTSSIEECNSLPVFPTNDLLLKTVENGLCSNSFPNATGPSQNFTSNSSRVSVISGPQNTRSSHLNKKGNSASKRRKKVAPPLIAPNASQNLVTSDLTTMGLIAKSIEIPNTNLHSNVIPSCEPQSLVENLTQKLNNVNNQLFMTDVKENFKTSLESHTMLAPLTLKTENGDSQMMALNSCTTSINSDLQISEDNVIQNFEKTLEIIKTAMNSQILEVKTGSQGAGETSQNAQINYNIQLPSVNTVQNNKLPDSPQFSSFVSVMPTKSNVPQSEVSHKEDQIQEILEGLQKLKLENDLSTPASQCVLINTSVTLTPTPVKSVANITVVQPVSEMINIQLNEKVHKPFVCQNQGCNYSAMTKDALFKHYGKIHQYTPEMILEIKKNQLKFAPFKCVVPTCTKTFTRNSNLRAHCQLVHHFTTEEMVKLKIKRPYGRKSQSENVSAPRSTQVKKQLAMTEENKRESQPALELRAETQNTHSNVAAIPEKQLVEKKSPDKIESSLQVITVTSEQYNTNAPTNTQTKVRKIRRHKKEKEEKKRKKPVSQSLEFPTRYSPYRPYRCVHQGCFAAFTIQQNLILHYQAVHKSDLPAFSAEVEEESEAGKESEETETKQTLKEFRCQVSDCSRIFQAITGLIQHYMKLHEMTPEEIESMTASVDVGKFPCDQLECKSSFTTYLNYVVHLEADHGIGLRSSKTEEDGVYKCDCEGCDRIYATRSNLLRHIFNKHNDKHKAHLIRPRRLTPGQENISSKANQEKSKAKHRGTKHSRCGKEGIKIPKTKRKKKNNSENKNTKIVQIEENKPYSLKRGKHVYSIKARNDALSECTSRFVTQYPCMIKGCTSVVTSESNIIRHYKCHKLSKAFTSQHRNLLIVFKRCCNSQVKETTEQEGAKNYVKDSDTCVSESNDNSRTATVPQKEVEKNEKDEMDELTELFITKLINEDSTNVETQANTSSNVSNDFQESNPCQSERQKASNLKRVNKEKNVSQNKKRKVEKAEPASAAELSSVCKEEETAVAIQTTEEHPASFDWSSFKPMGFEVSFLKFLEESAVKQKKNTDKDHPNTGNKKGSHSNSRKNVDKTAVTSGNHVCPYKESETFVQFANPSQLQCSDNVKIVLDKNLKDCTELVLKQLQEMKPTVSLKKLEVHSNDPDMSIMKDVSIGKATGRGQY from the coding sequence ACTGAAGGGGCTGGACTTGCTACCTGTATAGAACTATGTGTAAAAGCTCTTCGCTTGGAGTCTACAGAAAATACTGAAGTGAAAATATCTATTTGCAAGACCATTTCATGTTTGTTGCCTGATGATCTGGAAGTTAAACGTGCTTGTCAACTGAGTGAATTTCTTATTGAGCCTACAGTAGATGCATATTATGCTGTGGAAATGTTATATAATCAGCCAGACCAGAAATATGATGAAGAGAATCTTCCAATACCAAATTCTCTACGCTGTGAGCTGTTACTTGTATTGAAAACTCAGTGGCCCTTTGATCCAGAATTCTGGGATTGGAAAACCTTGAAACGACAGTGTCTTGCATTAATGGGAGAAGAAGCATCCATTGTGTCTTCAATAGATGAACTAAATGACAGTGAAGTGTATGAAAAAGTAGTAGACTATCAAGAAGTGAGTAAAGAAACTTCTACGAATGGACTTTGTGGTGGAGTTGGTGCTAATTCTGGCCTTCTTAAAGACATTGGTGATGAAAAGCAGAAGAAGAGAGAGATAAAACAGTTAAGAGAAAGGGGATTTATATCCGCTAGGTTTAGAAATTGGCAAGCGTACATGCAGTATTGTGTGTTGTGTGACAAAGAATTCCTTGGTCACAGAATAGTACGACATGCTCAGAAGCATTACAAAGATGGAATTTATAGTTGCCCCATATGTGCAAAGAACTTTAATTCTAAAGAAACTTTTGTCCCTCATGTCACACTGCATGTTAAACAATCTAGTAAAGAGAGACTAGCAGCTATGAAACCATTAAGAAGATTGGGAAGACCTCCGAAGATTACAACTACCAATGAAAATCAGAAGACACATACTGTGGCTAAACAGGAGCAGCgacctataaaaaaaaatagtctctaTTCAACAGATTTTATAGTGTTTAATGACAATGATGGTTCAGATGATGAAAATGATGACAAAGATAAATCCTATGAGCCAGAAGTGATTCCAGTCCAGAAACCAGTACCTGTTAATGAATTTAATTGCCCTGTAACTTTTTGTAAAAAGGGctttaagtactttaaaaatttaattgctCATGTAAAGGGGCATAAAGATAATGAAGATGCCAAGCGCTTTCTtgaaatgcagagcaaaaaagttATTTGCCAGTACTGTAGACGACATTTTGTAAGTGTTACTCATCTCAATGATCACTTACAGATGCACTGTGGCAGTAAACCATATATCTGTATACAGATGAAATGTAAGGCTGGTTTTAATAGTTATGCCGAGCTTTTAACCCACCGAAAGGAGCATCAAGTCTTTAGAGCAAAATGTATGTTTCCTAAATGTGGAAGAATTTTTTCAGAAGCTTATTTACTATATGATCATGAAGCACAACATTATAATACGTACACTTGCAAGTTCACAGGTTGTGGTAAAGTTTATCGTTCTCAGGGTGAGCTGGAAAAGCATCTGGATGATCACAGTACTCCTGAAAAAGTGCTGCCTCCTGAATCCCAGCTCAATTCATCTGGAGATTCCATTCAGCCTTCTGAAGTGAATCAGAACACAGCAGAGAATACTGAGAAAGAAAGATCTATGCTTCCTTCAGAAAATAACATTGAGAACAGCTTACTGACAGATAGAAGCGATACTTGGGATAAAAGCAAAGTAGAATCAGCTGTGACCAAACAAGACCCGATTTCTCCCTCTGAGTTCAGGCAAGCTAATGGACCATTGTCAAATGGTTTGGAAAACCCTGCTACTACTCCTCTGCTTCAATCCAGTGAAGTAGCTGTGTCCATTAAGGTGTCTCTCAATCAGGGGATTGAGGATAACTTTGGAAAGCAAGAAAACACAACTGTGGAAGGCAGTGGTGAAGCACTAGTTACAGACTTACATACACAAGTTGAAGATACTTGTAATGATTTGTGTCATCCAGGTTTCCAAGAGAAAAAAGGACAGGATTGCTTTAATGAAGCCCAGATTACTCAGAATTCTTTAGTGAATTCAGAAACCCTCAAAATAGGTGACCTTACCCCACAAAACTTAGAAAGACAAGTGAACAACTTGATGACCTTTTCTGTGCAAAATCAGGCAggatttcaaaacattttaccaACTTCCAAATTTGAATGTGGAGATAATGTTAAAACATCATCCAGTATTTATAATTTACCTCTTAAGACATTAGAAAGTATTGCATTTGTTCCACCGCAGCCCAACCTAAGTAATTCACTAGGAACTCCATCAGTGCCTCCAAAAGCTCCAGTCCAGAAATTCAGCTGCCAGGTTGAAGGATGTACTCGAACCTATAATTCTTCACAGAGTATTGGGAAACACATGAAGACAGCACACCCTGACCAATATGCTGCATTTAAAATGCAgcgcaaaaataaaaaagttcaaaAAGCTAACAACTTAAATACACCAAATAATGgaaagtttgtttattttttgccacCACAGGTGAACAGCtcaaataatgcattttttacaTCACAGACCAAAGCCAATGGGAATTCTACTTGTTCGGCCCAGTTGCAGCATGTCTCACCTCCCATTTTTACAGCTCATTTAGCAAGTGTGTCATCTCCATTGTTGCCCTCAATGGAAAGTGTCATAAATCCAAGTATAACTTCTCAGGATAAAAATGAACAAGGTAGTATGTTATGTTCCCAAATGGAAAATTTGTCTAATACTGCCTTGCCAGCACAAATGGAAGATCTCACCAAAACAGTTCTGCCTTTGAATATTGACAGTGGCTCAGATCCTTTCCTTCCGTTACCTGCAGAAAGTAGTTCAATGTCTCTCTTCCCTTCACCAGCAGATAGTGGGACTAATTCTGTTTTTTCCcaactggaaaataatacaaatcattATTCCTCACAGATTGAAGGAAACACTAATTCCTCCTTTCTAAAGGGGGGTAATGGTGAAAATGCAGTTTTTCCTTCACAAGTGAATGTTGCAAATGACTTTAGTAGCACCAATGCCCAACAATCTGCacctgaaaaagttaaaaaagaccGTGGGCGGGGCCCaaatgggaaggaaagaaaacccaAGCACAACAAAAGGGCTAAATGGCCTGCAATTATCAGAGATGGGAAATTTATCTGTAGCAGGTGTTATAGGGCTTTTACTAATCCCAGATCACTGGGTGGGCACTTATCCAAGCGATCTTACTGTAAACCACTGGATGGAGCTGAAATTGCTCAAGAACTTCTACAGAGTAATGGACAGCCTTCTCTTCTTGCCAGCATGATTCTCTCCACAAATGCAGTAAATTTGCAGCAGCCGCAACAATCTACCTTCAGTCCAGAAGCATGTTTTAAAGATCCATCATTTCTACAGCTTCTTGCTGCTGAAAATCGCTCGCCAACATTTTTACCAAATACATTTCCTCGACCTGCTGTGACTAACTTTAACACCAGTGTTAGTCAAGAAGGTAGTGAAATTATTAAACAGGCTTTGGAAACTGCTGGCATTCCCAGTACATTTGAGGGTGCTGAAATGCTTTCCCATGTTTCAACAGGTTGTGTCTCTGAAGCACCACAGGTAAATGCAACAGTGATGCCAAATCCAACTGTGCCACCCCTGTTGCAGACTGTATGCCATCCAAACACCCTGCTGACCAACCAGGATAGGACATCAAACTCCAAAACTTCCTCCATTGAGGAATGTAACAGTTTGCCTGTTTTTCCAACGAATGACTTACTACTGAAGACTGTTGAAAATGGTTTGTGTTCTAATTCATTCCCTAATGCTACTGGGCCATCACAAAATTTTACCAGTAACAGTTCTCGTGTTTCTGTTATAAGTGGTCCTCAGAACACAAGATCCAGTCATCTAAATAAAAAGGGAAACAGTGCttctaagagaagaaagaaagttgCTCCTCCACTGATTGCACCTAACGCTTCCCAAAACTTGGTAACAAGTGACTTAACAACAATGGGACTCATAGCAAAAAGTATTGAGATCCCAAATACTAACCTTCATTCAAATGTCATTCCAAGTTGTGAACCTCAGAGTTTGGTGGAAAATCtaacacagaaattaaataatgttaACAATCAGTTATTTATGACTGATGTAAAAGAGAATTTCAAAACCAGTCTAGAGTCCCATACGATGTTAGCCCCTTTaacattaaaaactgaaaatggtGATTCCCAAATGATGGCTTTGAATTCGTGCACAACTTCAATAAATTCTGATTTGCAGATTTCTGAAGATAATGTTATACAAAACTTTGAAAAGACTCTTGAAATTATTAAAACTGCTATGAATTCTCAAATACTTGAGGTAAAAACTGGATCTCAGGGTGCTGGTGAAACATCACAAAATGCtcaaataaattataacattCAGCTTCCTTCAGTAAACACTGTGCAAAATAACAAATTACCCGATTCTCCTCAGTTTTCCTCCTTTGTAAGTGTCATGCCAACAAAAAGTAATGTTCCTCAGTCTGAAGTATCACATAAGGAGGATCAAATACAGGAAATTTTAGAAggcttacagaaattaaaattagaaaatgatctATCCACTCCAGCATCCCAGTGTGTACTGATAAATACATCAGTGACACTGACTCCCACGCCTGTTAAATCAGTTGCAAATATCACAGTTGTTCAGCCAGTTTCCGAAATGATAAACATTCAACTTAATGAGAAAGTTCATAAACCTTTTGTGTGTCAAAATCAAGGCTGTAACTACAGCGCTATGACAAAGGATGCACTATTTAAGCACTATGGTAAAATTCATCAATACACTCCAGAAATGAttcttgaaattaagaaaaatcaatTGAAATTTGCTCCCTTTAAATGTGTAGTACCTACATGTACAAAAACATTTACAAGAAATTCTAACCTTCGGGCACACTGTCAGTTGGTGCATCATTTTACAACTGAAGAAAtggtaaagttaaaaataaaaaggccttATGGAAGAAAATCTCAGAGTGAAAATGTGTCAGCCCCACGAAGTACACAAGTGAAAAAACAGCTAGCTAtgacagaggaaaataaaagggaatCTCAGCCTGCTTTAGAACTGAGAGCAGAGACCCAAAATACCCACAGTAATGTAGCAGCAATCCCAGAAAAACaacttgtagaaaaaaaaagtcctgacaAAATAGAAAGTTCTTTGCAAGTGATTACAGTTACTTCAGAACAATATAATACAAATGcccccacaaacacacaaacaaaagtaCGGAAAATTAGGAggcataaaaaggaaaaggaggagaaaaaacgAAAGAAGCCAGTTTCCCAGTCCCTTGAGTTTCCAACAAGATACAGTCCTTATAGACCTTATCGATGTGTTCACCAGGGATGCTTTGCTGCCTTTACAATACAGCAAAACTTGATTCTCCATTACCAGGCTGTACACAAATCAGATCTACCTGCATTTTCAGCAGAGGTCGAAGAGGAAAGTGAAGCTGgtaaagaaagtgaagaaactgaaactaaACAAACTTTGAAAGAATTTCGATGTCAGGTAAGTGACTGTTCTCGAATTTTCCAAGCAATTACTGGCCTAATACAACACTACATGAAACTTCATGAAATGACTCCTGAAGAAATTGAAAGTATGACTGCTTCTGTGGATGTTGGGAAATTTCCATGTGACCAGTTGGAGTGTAAATCTTCATTTACTACATATTTGAACTATGTTGTTCATCTAGAAGCAGACCATGGAATTGGACTAAGGTCAAGTAAAACAGAAGAAGATGGTGTATACAAATGTGATTGTGAAGGTTGTGACCGTATATATGCAACTCGGTCAAATCTCCTCCGACACATTTTTAACAAGCATAATGACAAACATAAAGCTCATTTGATTCGTCCAAGAAGATTAACTCCTGGCCAGGAAAATATATCAAGCAAGGCAAACCAAGAAAAGTCAAAGGCTAAACATCGGGGGACAAAACATAGCAGATgtggaaaggaaggaataaaaatacCCAAGACCaaacgaaagaaaaaaaataattcagaaaacaagaatacaaaaattgtgCAGATTGAAGAAAATAAGCCTTATTCTCTGAAACGTGGGAAGCATGTATATTCTATAAAGGCTAGAAATGATGCCCTGTCTGAGTGTACAAGCAGATTTGTAACCCAGTATCCATGTATGATAAAGGGATGTACTTCAGTTGTTACAAGTGAAAGCAATATAATTAGACATTATAAGTGCCATAAGTTATCTAAGGCATTTACATCACAACACCGAAATCTTCTTATTGTATTCAAACGGTGTTGCAACTCACAAGTAAAGGAAACTACTGAGCAAGAAGGTGCTAAGAATTATGTGAAAGATTCTGACACGTGTGTATCGGAGAGCAATGATAATTCAAGAACAGCTACAGTTCCACAAAAGgaagttgaaaaaaatgaaaaagatgaaatgGATGAACTAACAGAattatttattacaaaattaataaatgaagataGCACAAATGTAGAGACCCAAGCTAATACCTCTTCAAATGTAAGTAATGATTTTCAGGAAAGTAACCCCTGCCAGtcagaaagacaaaaagcaaGTAATTTGAAGAgagttaataaagaaaaaaatgtctcacaaaataaaaaaaggaaagttgagAAGGCTGAACCAGCATCAGCAGCTGAGTTAAGTAGCGTGtgtaaagaagaagaaactgctgTTGCCATTCAAACCACTGAGGAGCATCCTGCATCTTTTGACTGGAGCTCTTTTAAGCCAATGGGATTTGAAGTATCATTTCTGAAGTTTCTTGAGGAGTCTGCagtgaagcagaagaaaaatactgACAAAGACCATCCaaatactggaaataaaaaagggtcccattcaaattcaagaaaaaacGTTGATAAGACTGCTGTGACTAGCGGAAATCATGTATGTCCTTATAAAGAAAGTGAAACCTTTGTACAGTTTGCCAATCCATCACAGCTTCAGTGCAGTGATAatgtaaaaattgttttagacAAGAATCTTAAAGATTGCACTGAGCTTGTCTTAAAGCAACTTCAGGAAATGAAACCTACCGTCAGTCTGAAAAAACTTGAAGTACATTCAAATGATCCAGATATGTCTATTATGAAAGATGTCAGTATAGGTAAAGCCACAGGCAGAGGGCAGTACTGA